In Achromobacter spanius, the following proteins share a genomic window:
- a CDS encoding gamma-glutamylcyclotransferase family protein, whose product MSIYVFIYGTLRAGEINDLAQAAARRGLPAAQWVARATVPGMLVDFGQWPGLIPVADGRRVRGDVYRVDPALIALMDEIEEYVPGQPCCFVRREITARLEAPVDGALDLPCQYYPIDPAHRALAVDIAQDDWIAYRQARPAPTGP is encoded by the coding sequence ATGAGCATATACGTTTTTATCTACGGCACCCTACGCGCAGGCGAAATCAATGATCTGGCGCAAGCCGCCGCGCGGCGCGGCCTGCCCGCGGCCCAATGGGTGGCACGTGCCACGGTGCCCGGCATGCTGGTGGATTTCGGCCAGTGGCCGGGGCTGATCCCCGTGGCTGACGGGCGCCGGGTGCGGGGCGACGTCTATCGCGTGGACCCGGCCCTGATCGCCCTGATGGACGAAATCGAGGAATACGTCCCCGGGCAGCCCTGCTGCTTTGTGCGCCGCGAGATCACCGCGCGGCTGGAAGCGCCCGTTGATGGTGCTCTCGACCTGCCCTGCCAGTACTATCCGATTGATCCGGCGCACCGGGCGTTGGCCGTCGACATTGCGCAAGACGACTGGATCGCCTACCGGCAAGCGCGGCCGGCGCCCACCGGCCCGTAA